GCTTTTATCATACTTTTGTTAGCTACTTGTTCATTTAGTCTGATAACATTTTTATCTTCAAAGATAAGCAAAAAGCTGGCCAACCGTAACACTGAGCGCTTAAAAGTTGGCTTTTACGAGTGCGGACCGACAACCGTCAAACAGCCAAATAAGATAAATATCCACTACTTTTTTTATGGAATTTTATTTATTTTATTTGACGTTGAGGTCATTTTTATGTATCCGTGGGCAGTGGATTTTAGGCTGCTTGGGCTATTTGGGCTCATCGAGATGCTGCTTTTTGTAGTGATCTTACTCATCGGCTTTGCCTACGCTTGGCAAAAAGGAGTCTTTAAATGGCAAAGCATCAGATAAACTACGCTGCAAATGGCGGCCTGCCAGTAGTCTTAACGACCGTTGATAAGCTCGTGCAGTGGGGCAGGAGCAACTCGCTTTGGGCGCTTAGCTACGGGCTTGCATGCTGTGCGATCGAGATGATGGCAAGTGGCGCTAGCAGATATGACTTTGATAGATTTGGCACTATATTTCGCGCTAGTCCAAGGCACTCGGAGGTGATGATCATAGCAGGCACGCTAACTAAAAAACACGCTGAATTTACAAGGCGCTTGTATGATCAGATGCCTGAGCCAAAGTGGGTCATCTCGATGGGTAGCTGCGCAAACACTGGTGGCATGTTTAACACCTATTCAACCGTTCAAGGTGTAGACCGCATAATCCCAGTCGATATCTACATCCCAGGCTGTGCCCCGCGCCCAGAGACGCTTCAGTACGCACTTATGATGCTTCAAAAAAAGATAAGAAAACAGAGCGCATTTAGGGTACAAAAGCCAAGAAAGCTAGATATATGAGAGAGTATAAGCCAAAAAACGACCTGCAAAAAAAGCAGTATTACAGCGAGAAATTTTATATAGCTAAAGAGACGCCAAAAGAAGCAGCAAATGGCTCTAAATTTGACGAGGAGCTCGCTATTTTAGAGCAAAGCGGAGTGCAAATTTTATCTAACTATGTGGAGTTTGACCAACTTGTTCTCTACGTAAATTCTATTGAAAATTTTAAAGCGCTTGAAGCATTAAAACGCTTTGGCTATGAGCAGCTTTGTGAGCTTGCGGCGATTGATTATATAGCGCAAAAAGGTGGATATGAGGTTTTTTATCAGCTTTTAAGTGTTAGCAAAAATAGGCGCGCACGCGTAAAATGCTTTGTTAAAAAGGACGAAATGCTAAAAAGCGTTTGCGAGCTTTATAAAAGCGCAAACTGGGCGGAGCGTGAGATGTATGATCTAAGCGGTGTTCTCATCAAAGATCATCCAAATTTAAAGCGCCTCATCATGCCTGATGACTGGCACTCGCATCCGCTTTTAAAGAGCTATCCGTTAGTTGGCGACGAGGCTGCTAAATGGTACGAGGTGGATAAAATTTTTGGGCGTGAATTTAGAGAGCAGATCGGCGAAGAGAACCGCGACCCAGCCTTTGTCGATGAGAAAGATACCTTTGGCTTTTCACGCGTGTTTGACGAAAATGAAGACTACGAGTATCAAGAAGAAGGCGGCGTGAGATTTGTCAAAAAGGCTAAATTTAACCAAAGCCAGATAGTAAAGGAAAGACCTTGAGCCAGGCACCAAACCGCTTAAAACCATTTTTTGAAAATTTAGAATTTGAGCAAAATGACGGCAAGATGATACTAAATTTTGGCCCACAACACCCAAGCGCACATGGCCAGCTAAAACTCGTACTTGAGCTTGACGGAGAAAAGGTCGTACGCGCTATGCCAGAGGTTGGCTTTATGCACCGAGGCGTTGAAAAGATGGCTGAAAATATGACCTATCAGGAATTTGTCCCAGTGACTGACAGGGTCGATTACATCGCATCGAGTGCCAATAACTACGCATTTTGCGCGGCTGTGGAGAAGCTTTGTGCCATAGAAGTGCCTCGCCGTGCGCAGATCATTAGAGTGATGCTTTTGGAGCTAAACCGCATCAGCTCGCACCTTTTATTTTTAGCTACGCACGCCCTTGATGTGGGGGCAATGAGCGTCTTTTTATACGCATTTAGAGAGCGCGAATATGTCCTTGATCTCATAGAAAAATACTGCGGCGCAAGGCTAACTCATAGCTCCATAAGAATAGGTGGCGTGCCGCTTGATCTGCCTGATGGCTGGTGCGAGGAGCTGCTTAAATTTTGCGAGAAATTTCCAAGCGACATCACGCTTTATGAAGGTCTGCTAAGTGAAAATAGAATTTGGCAAGCAAGGCTTGTGGATGTGGGCGTAGTTAGCAAAGAGCTAGCCCTTAGTAGCGGCTGCTCTGGCGTCATGCTAAGAGCAAGTGGCATCGCACGCGACATCAGAAAAGAAGAGCCATATCTCATCTACGACGAACTAGAATTTGACGTGCCTTACGCCACCAAGGGTGACTGCTACGCGAGATACCTACTTTATATGAAAGAGATGCGCGAGTGCGTGAAAATTTTAAAGCAGTGCGTTAGCAAGTATCAGACAAGTAGCCCCGCTATCATCGCCGACGCACCAGAGTATGTGAGCGCCTCAAAAGAGCAGATAATGAGCCAAAACTACTCATTAATGCAGCATTTTGTGCTGATAACTCAGGGGCTAAAGCCACCAAAGGGTGAAATTTACTTTGCTAGTGAGTCACCAAAGGGCGAGCTTGGCATTTATATAAACTCAGACGGCAGCGCAAGCCCGTATCGCCTAAAAATTCGCACGCCAAGCTTTTGGCACTGCGCTATTTATGAAGATATGCTAGTTGGGCAGTATGTGGCAGATGTGGCTGCGATAATAGGCAGCACAAATATCATCTTAGGCGAGGTTGATAGATGAGAAGGGTCGATCTTAGGCATCTAAAGGGCGAGTTTTTAAGCGCTCTTGGACAGCAGATAAAGGCGAGCGAGCCAGGCGAAGTGGTGATATTTTTGTTTGAGATAGGTGATTACAGCGGTGTAACAAAGGCTGTAAATTTGGCTTATAACTTAAACTGCGAGGTGATGAACTCGCTTAAATTTAACCAAGTTGATTGGGCATTAACGATAAAAAAGGGCAAGATATGAAATTTAATGATCTAGTAGCAGGCAAAAGCCTAAGTATCGCAAATTTACTAAGTTTGAGCGACAAAAATTTAGCAAAAAAGATAAAAGAGCACGAGTTTAAATACATCTCATGCTTTGAAGATAACGAGCTTGGCAGTAAAAATTTGATCCGCTGCGAGATAGGCTCAATAAGCTACGTCTTGGCGCTTCTTTGCAAGTATGCAAATTTGGTGCAAAATGAGTTTTTTGATGAGCTTGATGATGGGCTCATAAGTGGCGAGTGCAACGTGGGTGAGGAGGAGTTTGAGGAGCTTGGCGAGTGGATAAAGGACGTTAAAAACGTGATCATTGACGACTCTTTTTTTACTCATCCAGATAAAGATGCGATCTTTTGGCTTCTTGAAATTTTAGGCAAAAATGTCGTTTTAGCAGGCGGCGAAGTGAGAGAATTTGCAGCAGGCGGCGAAGTTGGCGAGCTAAGAGAGCTTGACAATTTTGACGGAGCGGTCGTCTATCTAAACAAAAACGCAAGCGACGAGATCGTGGGCGGCGTGCAGTTTGGCATCGTGGCAAAGGCAAAGGATGGCGAAATTTTAAATTTAAAGGCAAAAGACTTTAGCGTGAGCGCTAAATTTAGGCTTGATCCAACGCTAAAAGGCACGGTTGCCCTGCTTGGTGCAAAAAATTTTGATGGATATGCATTTAAACAAGTAGTAGTTAGCAAATGAAAATCACCATAAACGATCAAATTTTAGAGGCAAACGAGGGCGAGAGCATCCTAAATATCGCAAGGGCAAATGGCATCTACATCCCTGCGCTTTGCTACCTTAGCGGCTGTTCTTCAACGCTTGCTTGCAGGCTTTGCATGGTCGAGGCAAACGGCAAAGTGGTCTATAGCTGCAACGCCAAAGCCAAAGAGGATATGCAAATTTACACAAATACGCCAGAGATCGCTGCTGAGCGAAATGCGATCATGCAGACCT
Above is a window of Campylobacter concisus DNA encoding:
- a CDS encoding NADH-ubiquinone oxidoreductase subunit E family protein, translated to MRRVDLRHLKGEFLSALGQQIKASEPGEVVIFLFEIGDYSGVTKAVNLAYNLNCEVMNSLKFNQVDWALTIKKGKI
- a CDS encoding NuoB/complex I 20 kDa subunit family protein; protein product: MAKHQINYAANGGLPVVLTTVDKLVQWGRSNSLWALSYGLACCAIEMMASGASRYDFDRFGTIFRASPRHSEVMIIAGTLTKKHAEFTRRLYDQMPEPKWVISMGSCANTGGMFNTYSTVQGVDRIIPVDIYIPGCAPRPETLQYALMMLQKKIRKQSAFRVQKPRKLDI
- a CDS encoding NADH-quinone oxidoreductase subunit C → MREYKPKNDLQKKQYYSEKFYIAKETPKEAANGSKFDEELAILEQSGVQILSNYVEFDQLVLYVNSIENFKALEALKRFGYEQLCELAAIDYIAQKGGYEVFYQLLSVSKNRRARVKCFVKKDEMLKSVCELYKSANWAEREMYDLSGVLIKDHPNLKRLIMPDDWHSHPLLKSYPLVGDEAAKWYEVDKIFGREFREQIGEENRDPAFVDEKDTFGFSRVFDENEDYEYQEEGGVRFVKKAKFNQSQIVKERP
- the nuoD gene encoding NADH dehydrogenase (quinone) subunit D; protein product: MSQAPNRLKPFFENLEFEQNDGKMILNFGPQHPSAHGQLKLVLELDGEKVVRAMPEVGFMHRGVEKMAENMTYQEFVPVTDRVDYIASSANNYAFCAAVEKLCAIEVPRRAQIIRVMLLELNRISSHLLFLATHALDVGAMSVFLYAFREREYVLDLIEKYCGARLTHSSIRIGGVPLDLPDGWCEELLKFCEKFPSDITLYEGLLSENRIWQARLVDVGVVSKELALSSGCSGVMLRASGIARDIRKEEPYLIYDELEFDVPYATKGDCYARYLLYMKEMRECVKILKQCVSKYQTSSPAIIADAPEYVSASKEQIMSQNYSLMQHFVLITQGLKPPKGEIYFASESPKGELGIYINSDGSASPYRLKIRTPSFWHCAIYEDMLVGQYVADVAAIIGSTNIILGEVDR
- a CDS encoding NAD(P)H-quinone oxidoreductase subunit 3, giving the protein MSHSELDSTYLGAFIILLLATCSFSLITFLSSKISKKLANRNTERLKVGFYECGPTTVKQPNKINIHYFFYGILFILFDVEVIFMYPWAVDFRLLGLFGLIEMLLFVVILLIGFAYAWQKGVFKWQSIR